One window of Desulfobacca acetoxidans DSM 11109 genomic DNA carries:
- a CDS encoding terminase large subunit domain-containing protein, protein MPSNPYINDLELALRPDLLLQLCGLTPDPWQQDFLVSRPEQALLLCSRQSGKSTSAAALALHEALFHPGALILLLSPSLRQSQELFRKAAGLYQRLPHAPAACRTSALRLEFDHGSRIISLPGQEETIRGFSEVRLLVIDEAALVPDELYYAVRPMLAVSRGRLTALSTPAGKRGWFYHCYTEGGDQWQRYTIPATQCPRISADFLAAEQRSLPAAWFRAEYFCEFGEAANQLFPAHLLQTAQCSQVSPLFAEITPSPPTGTFFIGLDLGQSQDYSALTIIHRSPALPDPPCHLRHLQRFPLRTPYPDIVRQVRELLQQPQIGPNPLLIVDKTGVGAPVVDMLTQAGMNPYAVTIHGGEAVSQNGRDLRLPQRDLIANLQVALQTGSLKLAPALPQLPLLIHELENFHLTISASGRERYAAGPDGPHDDLVFSLALALWGAKNLCADTGCDYTSVYRRRLHSPGAY, encoded by the coding sequence ATGCCCTCCAATCCCTACATAAATGATTTAGAACTAGCCCTCCGACCGGACCTCCTTCTCCAGCTTTGCGGCCTCACCCCCGATCCCTGGCAGCAGGACTTCCTGGTCTCTCGGCCGGAGCAAGCCCTTTTACTCTGCTCCAGGCAGTCTGGCAAATCCACCTCCGCGGCGGCCCTGGCCCTACATGAGGCCCTCTTTCATCCCGGCGCCTTGATCCTGCTTCTCAGCCCCAGCCTGCGCCAGTCGCAGGAACTCTTTCGCAAAGCAGCCGGGCTCTATCAGAGGCTGCCTCACGCTCCGGCCGCCTGCCGAACCAGCGCCCTGCGTCTCGAATTTGACCACGGCAGTCGTATCATTTCACTCCCTGGCCAGGAAGAAACTATACGCGGTTTTTCTGAAGTACGCCTCCTGGTCATTGATGAGGCCGCCTTGGTACCCGATGAGCTCTATTACGCCGTACGCCCCATGCTGGCAGTGAGCCGGGGGCGATTAACCGCCCTATCCACTCCCGCCGGTAAACGTGGCTGGTTTTATCATTGCTATACCGAAGGCGGGGATCAATGGCAACGCTATACCATTCCCGCTACCCAGTGCCCTCGTATTTCGGCAGATTTCCTCGCCGCTGAACAACGCTCCCTTCCCGCAGCCTGGTTTCGGGCCGAGTATTTTTGCGAATTCGGTGAGGCTGCCAATCAACTCTTCCCAGCCCACCTACTCCAGACCGCCCAGTGCAGCCAGGTTTCTCCCCTCTTTGCCGAAATCACTCCCAGCCCACCGACGGGGACCTTTTTTATCGGCCTGGATCTGGGCCAGTCACAAGATTATTCCGCTCTGACCATTATCCACCGATCTCCAGCGCTTCCTGATCCCCCCTGCCATCTGCGCCATCTACAACGATTCCCTTTGCGAACCCCCTACCCGGATATTGTCCGTCAGGTTCGGGAACTTCTCCAACAACCGCAGATTGGACCCAACCCCCTCCTCATAGTTGATAAGACCGGCGTTGGTGCGCCAGTCGTGGATATGCTCACTCAGGCCGGAATGAATCCTTATGCCGTTACTATTCACGGCGGCGAAGCGGTTTCTCAGAACGGCCGAGACCTCCGTCTTCCCCAACGAGACCTGATCGCCAACCTCCAGGTAGCCCTACAGACCGGCAGTCTTAAACTGGCCCCGGCTCTCCCTCAACTCCCTCTCCTCATCCACGAATTGGAAAACTTCCACCTAACCATCAGCGCCTCGGGTCGGGAGCGCTATGCCGCCGGGCCAGACGGCCCTCACGACGACCTGGTCTTTAGCCTCGCCCTGGCCCTCTGGGGGGCAAAAAATCTATGCGCCGATACCGGCTGCGATTACACATCAGTCTACCGCCGCCGCCTCCACTCGCCTGGCGCCTACTGA